Proteins from a single region of Esox lucius isolate fEsoLuc1 chromosome 13, fEsoLuc1.pri, whole genome shotgun sequence:
- the slc14a2 gene encoding urea transporter 2: MPGPHPPLQVPKNISGLYIASTQEHPSTFPSKKQEQQPLMANLDPEVSGGKDQKSAQREKTDAGEPAVCTCQQKAKAQFLLLLSYFSGDMEVFAQWIKKQFFLLQLLDWVLRGASQVMFVNNPLSGLVIFAGLILQSRWLALNGFVGTLASTISAIILQQSRDAIAAGLYGYNGILVGLLMAVFSNAGDWYWWLLLPNIFMSMMCPIVSSALASINSRWDLPVFTLPFNILVCVHMVATGHYNNYFPQVLFQPRTQLANITWTDVDVAKLFRAVPVGVGQVYGCDNPWTGGIFMIALFISSPITCAHATIGSAVGMVSGLALAAPFEAIYFGLWGYNCVLACIAIGGMFYALTWQVHLLAVTCAFFCAYLGSAITNVMSTFGLPACTWPFCLSALTFLLITTETKTIFKLTLANVAYPERNLRFFWKLRKQERLEREEKSDREKEQEIKCSDKEMLRIEIERMEDGRK; encoded by the exons ATGCCTGGACCACATCCACCACTG CAGGTCCCCAAGAATATCTCCGGTCTCTATATTGCCTCAACGCAAGAACATCCATCCACATTCCCTTCAAAG aagcaggaacaacaaccactgatGGCTAACCTGGATCCAGAGGTGTCAGGGGGCAAGGATCAGAAATCAGCCCAGAGGGAGAAGACAGATGCTGGGGAGCCTGCAGTTTGTACCTGTCAGCAAAAGGCCAAGGCCCAGTTTTTACTTCTACTGTCCTACTTCTCAGGAGACATGGAAGTGTTTGCACAGTGGATAAAAA AACAGTTCTTCCTGCTCCAGCTGTTAGATTGGGTACTCCGTGGTGCTTCCCAGGTCATGTTTGTCAACAACCCTCTGAGTGGCCTGGTGATCTTTGCTGGGCTGATCCTGCAGAGCCGCTGGTTGGCTCTGAACGGTTTTGTAGGCACACTTGCCTCCACCATCTCTGCCATCATACTGCAACAGAGCAG GGATGCGATTGCAGCAGGCCTGTATGGTTACAATGGAATACTGGTGGGGCTGCTGATGGCTGTGTTCTCTAATGCTGGAGACTGGTACTGGTGGCTCCTGCTGCCAAACATCTTCATGTCTATGATGTG tccTATAGTGTCCAGTGCATTGGCGTCCATTAACAGTCGTTGGGACCTGCCAGTGTTCACTCTGCCCTTCAATATACTGGTGTGTGTACACATGGTGGCTACAGGCCACTACAACAACTACTTCCCACAAGTCCTCTTCCAGCCGCGCACACAACTAGCTAACATCACCTGGACTGATGTTGACGTGGCTAAG CTGTTCAGAGCAGTGCCAGTAGGTGTAGGCCAGGTGTATGGGTGTGACAACCCCTGGACAGGAGGAATCTTTATGATTGCCCTCTTCATTTCCTCTCCTATCACTTGTGCTCATGCTACCATTGGATCTGCAGTCGGCATGGTTTCag GTCTGGCGCTAGCTGCTCCATTTGAGGCTATCTATTTTGGTCTGTGGGGATATAACTGTGTCCTAGCCTGCATCGCTATTGGGGGGATGTTCTATGCTCTCACCTGGCAGGTACACCTGCTGGCAGTCACCTGTG CGTTCTTCTGTGCATATCTAGGCTCAGCCATCACTAATGTGATGTCCACA TTTGGTCTGCCTGCCTGCACATGGCCCTTCTGTCTCTCCGCGCTTACCTTCCTTCTGATTACCACAGAAACCAAAACCATCTTCAAGTTGACACTTGCCAATGTGGCCTACCCTGAGAGGAACCTACGCTTCTTCTGGAAGCTCCGCAAGCAAGAGAGgttggagagagaagagaagagcgATAGGGAAAAGGAACAAGAGATTAAGTGTAGCGATAAAGAGATGCTGAGGATTGAGATAGAGCGCATGGAAGATGGAAGAAAATAA